The following are from one region of the Quercus robur chromosome 1, dhQueRobu3.1, whole genome shotgun sequence genome:
- the LOC126715274 gene encoding kinesin-like protein NACK2 isoform X2, protein MIRTSAVTPLTKIRRTLSSTPGGSKFREEKILVTVRMRPLSRKEQAMYDLIAWDCVDEHSIVFNNPNHERPATTYTFDKVFSPTCSNQKVYEEGAKDVALSALTGINATIFAYGQTSSGKTYTMRGITENAIKDIYEHIRNHQERDFVVRVSALEIYNETVVDLLNRESGSLRLLDDHEKKGTVVEKLVEEVVKDGQHLQHLIRICEAQRQVGETALNDKSSRSHQIIRLTVQSSLRESSGCVKSFIASLNLVDLAESERASQTNADGTRLKEGKHINRSLLTLTKVIRKLSEGKRSGHIPYRDSKLTRILQSSLGGNARTAIICTMSPAISHVEQTRNTLSFATSAKEVTNNAQVNMVVSDKRLRKDLQKEVARLEAKLRSPESSSSSCLKSLLLEKDLKIQQMEREMEELKRQRDLVEYQLEEERKSHKAQKGLDQCGPSCQVVRCLSFPDEDQSASGKTTPVTRPRNAVGREAMVRQSATSTDPSMLVHEIRKLEQRQRQLGEEANRALEVLHKEVSSHRIGSQETGETIAKLLSEIKDMQAISFIPEEIVIGEKTNLMEEITRLKTQGSTIESLEKKLESVQESIHQLVSSFASSKETPECKTQSKKKKFLPFAVSNNANMQNIIRSPCSPLSTSRKMEYELENKVPENKDALPSSDTLPRPFQATPVKDRPPDSQQSNSVNVKKMQRMFKNAAEENIRSIRAYVTELKERVAKLQYQKQLLVCQVLELETVAGTDEPNIIDQSPSKPWKLKFEDERKQIVMLWHLCHVSLIHRTQFFLLFKGDPADEIYMEQHFAELGNASPALLGDEPAGSVSASVKALKQEREYLAKRVSSKLTADEIESLNSKWEIPSGGKQRRLQLVNKLWTNPYDMEHIIESAEIVAKLVGFCEESGEQSKEMFELSFANPFDKKSWMGWNLISNLLNL, encoded by the exons ATGATTCGAACATCTGCAGTCACTCCGCTGACTAAGATTCGAAGGACACTTTCGTCCACCCCGGGCGGTTCAAAATTTCGGGAGGAGAAAATATTAGTCACTGTCAGGATGAGGCCGCTGAGCCGAAAGGAACAAGCAATGTATGATCTCATTGCGTGGGATTGCGTGGATGAGCATAGTATTGTGTTCAACAACCCCAATCACGAGCGCCCTGCAACCACATACAcctttg ATAAAGTTTTTAGTCCTACTTGCTCGAATCAGAAGGTTTATGAAGAAGGTGCTAAGGATGTGGCTCTATCTGCACTTACTGGAATTAATG CAACAATTTTCGCATATGGGCAGACTAGCAGTGGCAAGACTTATACCATGAGAGGAATCACAGAAAATGCTATTAAGGATATCTATGAACATATCAGAAAT CACCAGGAGAGGGATTTTGTTGTGAGGGTTTCTGCTTTAGAGATCTACAATGAGACTGTTGTTGACCTTTTGAATCGTGAATCTGGTTCCCTTCGGCTTTTGGATGATCATGAG AAGAAAGGTACTGTTGTGGAAAAACTTGTTGAAGAGGTTGTTAAGGATGGCCAACATTTGCAGCATTTAATTCGAATTTGTGAAG CTCAAAGGCAGGTGGGAGAAACTGCTCTAAATGATAAAAGCTCAAGATCACATCAGATAATAAGGCTG ACTGTACAGAGTAGCCTTCGGGAAAGTTCTGGATGCGTAAAGTCCTTCATAGCAAGTTTG AATCTTGTGGATCTTGCTGAAAGTGAACGTGCCTCCCAAACAAATGCAGATGGCACAAGATTGAAGGAAGGCAAACACATCAACCGTAGCTTGTTGACACTGACAAAAGTGATCAGGAAGCTAAG cgaAGGCAAAAGGAGTGGTCACATACCATACAGGGATTCAAAGCTTACACGAATACTGCAGTCTTCACTTGGGGGAAATGCTCGTACAGCCATTATTTGTACCATGAGTCCTGCTATAAGTCATGTGGAGCAAACAAGGAATACACTCTCATTTGCAACTAGTGCAAAGGAAGTTACCAATAATGCCCAAGTAAACATG GTTGTTTCAGACAAGCGACTCCGGAAGGATTTGCAGAAGGAAGTGGCTAGGCTTGAAGCAAAGCTACGAAGTCCCgagtcttcttcatcttcatgtTTGAAGTCCTTACTATTGGAGAAGGACCTAAAAATACAGCAG ATGGAGAGGGAGATGGAAGAGCTAAAGCGACAGAGAGACCTTGTAGAgtaccaacttgaagaagagagaaaatcaCACAAGGCACAAAAG GGTTTGGACCAATGTGGGCCTTCTTGTCAAGTTGTTAGGTGTCTTTCTTTTCCTGATGAAGATCAATCGGCTTCTGGTAAAACTACACCAGTAACTAGACCAAGAAATGCAGTTGGAAGGGAGGCAATGGTGAGGCAATCTGCTACTTCAACGGATCCATCCATGCTTGTGCATGAAATAAGAAAGCTTGAGCAACGGCAGAGGCAGCTTGGTGAGGAAGCAAATCGGGCGCTTGAAGTACTGCATAAGGAGGTTTCTTCCCATAGAATAGGGAGTCAAGAAACTGGTGAAACTATTGCGAAGCTGTTGTCTGAAATAAAGGACATGCAAGCAATTAGCTTCATTCCTGAAGAAATTGTTATTGGAGAGAAGACCAACCTGATGGAAGAAATAACCCGATTGAAGACTCAAGGAAGCACCATTGAATCTTTAGAAAAGAAGCTTGAGAGTGTTCAGGAATCTATACATCAGCTGGTTTCATCTTTCGCAAGTAGCAAGGAGACTCCTGAGTGCAAGACccaatccaaaaagaaaaaatttcttccttttgCTGTCAGCAACAATGCAAACATGCAAAATATAATTCGATCCCCTTGCTCACCTTTGTCCACTTCTCGTAAAATGGAATACGAGTTGGAGAACAAAGTCCCTGAGAATAAAGATGCTTTGCCAAGTAGTGATACATTGCCCAGGCCATTTCAAGCAACTCCAGTAAAGGACAGACCTCCTGATTCACAGCAATCAAATTCAGTTAACGTGAAGAAAATGCAGAGGATGTTTAAGAATGCTGCCGAGGAGAACATACGGAGCATTAGAGCCTATGTTACTGAGTTAAAAGAACGGGTAGCAAAGCTTCAATACCAAAAGCAGCTTCTCGTTTGCCAG GTATTGGAGCTAGAGACTGTGGCTGGAACCGATGAGCCCAATATAATTGATCAGAGTCCATCAAAGCCATGGAAGTTAAAGTTTGAGGATGAGAGAAAGCAAATTGTAATGTTGTGGCATTTGTGCCATGTCTCACTTATTCACCGCActcaattttttctattattcaaGGGAGACCCTGCTGATGAGATATACATGGAG CAGCACTTTGCAGAGCTTGGCAATGCAAGTCCTGCACTTTTAGGTGATGAACCTGCAGGCTCTGTTTCAGCGAG TGTCAAGGCTCTTAAGCAAGAAAGGGAATATCTAGCTAAGAGGGTGAGTTCTAAACTAACAGCAGATGAGATAGAATCCCTTAACTCAAAATGGGAAATTCCTTCGGGTGGAAAACAAAGGAGATTACAATTGGTGAACAAGTTGTGGACAAACCCTTATGACATGGAGCACATTATAGAGAGTGCTGAAATAGTTGCAAAATTGGTTGGCTTCTGCGAAGAATCCGGTGAACAGAGTAAGGAGATGTTTGAGCTAAGCTTTGCAAACCCTTTCGATAAGAAGTCATGGATGGGTTGGAATTTGATATCGAATCTGTTAAATCTATAA
- the LOC126715274 gene encoding kinesin-like protein NACK2 isoform X1 → MIRTSAVTPLTKIRRTLSSTPGGSKFREEKILVTVRMRPLSRKEQAMYDLIAWDCVDEHSIVFNNPNHERPATTYTFDKVFSPTCSNQKVYEEGAKDVALSALTGINATIFAYGQTSSGKTYTMRGITENAIKDIYEHIRNHQERDFVVRVSALEIYNETVVDLLNRESGSLRLLDDHEKKGTVVEKLVEEVVKDGQHLQHLIRICEAQRQVGETALNDKSSRSHQIIRLTVQSSLRESSGCVKSFIASLNLVDLAESERASQTNADGTRLKEGKHINRSLLTLTKVIRKLSEGKRSGHIPYRDSKLTRILQSSLGGNARTAIICTMSPAISHVEQTRNTLSFATSAKEVTNNAQVNMVVSDKRLRKDLQKEVARLEAKLRSPESSSSSCLKSLLLEKDLKIQQMEREMEELKRQRDLVEYQLEEERKSHKAQKGLDQCGPSCQVVRCLSFPDEDQSASGKTTPVTRPRNAVGREAMVRQSATSTDPSMLVHEIRKLEQRQRQLGEEANRALEVLHKEVSSHRIGSQETGETIAKLLSEIKDMQAISFIPEEIVIGEKTNLMEEITRLKTQGSTIESLEKKLESVQESIHQLVSSFASSKETPECKTQSKKKKFLPFAVSNNANMQNIIRSPCSPLSTSRKMEYELENKVPENKDALPSSDTLPRPFQATPVKDRPPDSQQSNSVNVKKMQRMFKNAAEENIRSIRAYVTELKERVAKLQYQKQLLVCQVLELETVAGTDEPNIIDQSPSKPWKLKFEDERKQIVMLWHLCHVSLIHRTQFFLLFKGDPADEIYMEVELRRLTWLEQHFAELGNASPALLGDEPAGSVSASVKALKQEREYLAKRVSSKLTADEIESLNSKWEIPSGGKQRRLQLVNKLWTNPYDMEHIIESAEIVAKLVGFCEESGEQSKEMFELSFANPFDKKSWMGWNLISNLLNL, encoded by the exons ATGATTCGAACATCTGCAGTCACTCCGCTGACTAAGATTCGAAGGACACTTTCGTCCACCCCGGGCGGTTCAAAATTTCGGGAGGAGAAAATATTAGTCACTGTCAGGATGAGGCCGCTGAGCCGAAAGGAACAAGCAATGTATGATCTCATTGCGTGGGATTGCGTGGATGAGCATAGTATTGTGTTCAACAACCCCAATCACGAGCGCCCTGCAACCACATACAcctttg ATAAAGTTTTTAGTCCTACTTGCTCGAATCAGAAGGTTTATGAAGAAGGTGCTAAGGATGTGGCTCTATCTGCACTTACTGGAATTAATG CAACAATTTTCGCATATGGGCAGACTAGCAGTGGCAAGACTTATACCATGAGAGGAATCACAGAAAATGCTATTAAGGATATCTATGAACATATCAGAAAT CACCAGGAGAGGGATTTTGTTGTGAGGGTTTCTGCTTTAGAGATCTACAATGAGACTGTTGTTGACCTTTTGAATCGTGAATCTGGTTCCCTTCGGCTTTTGGATGATCATGAG AAGAAAGGTACTGTTGTGGAAAAACTTGTTGAAGAGGTTGTTAAGGATGGCCAACATTTGCAGCATTTAATTCGAATTTGTGAAG CTCAAAGGCAGGTGGGAGAAACTGCTCTAAATGATAAAAGCTCAAGATCACATCAGATAATAAGGCTG ACTGTACAGAGTAGCCTTCGGGAAAGTTCTGGATGCGTAAAGTCCTTCATAGCAAGTTTG AATCTTGTGGATCTTGCTGAAAGTGAACGTGCCTCCCAAACAAATGCAGATGGCACAAGATTGAAGGAAGGCAAACACATCAACCGTAGCTTGTTGACACTGACAAAAGTGATCAGGAAGCTAAG cgaAGGCAAAAGGAGTGGTCACATACCATACAGGGATTCAAAGCTTACACGAATACTGCAGTCTTCACTTGGGGGAAATGCTCGTACAGCCATTATTTGTACCATGAGTCCTGCTATAAGTCATGTGGAGCAAACAAGGAATACACTCTCATTTGCAACTAGTGCAAAGGAAGTTACCAATAATGCCCAAGTAAACATG GTTGTTTCAGACAAGCGACTCCGGAAGGATTTGCAGAAGGAAGTGGCTAGGCTTGAAGCAAAGCTACGAAGTCCCgagtcttcttcatcttcatgtTTGAAGTCCTTACTATTGGAGAAGGACCTAAAAATACAGCAG ATGGAGAGGGAGATGGAAGAGCTAAAGCGACAGAGAGACCTTGTAGAgtaccaacttgaagaagagagaaaatcaCACAAGGCACAAAAG GGTTTGGACCAATGTGGGCCTTCTTGTCAAGTTGTTAGGTGTCTTTCTTTTCCTGATGAAGATCAATCGGCTTCTGGTAAAACTACACCAGTAACTAGACCAAGAAATGCAGTTGGAAGGGAGGCAATGGTGAGGCAATCTGCTACTTCAACGGATCCATCCATGCTTGTGCATGAAATAAGAAAGCTTGAGCAACGGCAGAGGCAGCTTGGTGAGGAAGCAAATCGGGCGCTTGAAGTACTGCATAAGGAGGTTTCTTCCCATAGAATAGGGAGTCAAGAAACTGGTGAAACTATTGCGAAGCTGTTGTCTGAAATAAAGGACATGCAAGCAATTAGCTTCATTCCTGAAGAAATTGTTATTGGAGAGAAGACCAACCTGATGGAAGAAATAACCCGATTGAAGACTCAAGGAAGCACCATTGAATCTTTAGAAAAGAAGCTTGAGAGTGTTCAGGAATCTATACATCAGCTGGTTTCATCTTTCGCAAGTAGCAAGGAGACTCCTGAGTGCAAGACccaatccaaaaagaaaaaatttcttccttttgCTGTCAGCAACAATGCAAACATGCAAAATATAATTCGATCCCCTTGCTCACCTTTGTCCACTTCTCGTAAAATGGAATACGAGTTGGAGAACAAAGTCCCTGAGAATAAAGATGCTTTGCCAAGTAGTGATACATTGCCCAGGCCATTTCAAGCAACTCCAGTAAAGGACAGACCTCCTGATTCACAGCAATCAAATTCAGTTAACGTGAAGAAAATGCAGAGGATGTTTAAGAATGCTGCCGAGGAGAACATACGGAGCATTAGAGCCTATGTTACTGAGTTAAAAGAACGGGTAGCAAAGCTTCAATACCAAAAGCAGCTTCTCGTTTGCCAG GTATTGGAGCTAGAGACTGTGGCTGGAACCGATGAGCCCAATATAATTGATCAGAGTCCATCAAAGCCATGGAAGTTAAAGTTTGAGGATGAGAGAAAGCAAATTGTAATGTTGTGGCATTTGTGCCATGTCTCACTTATTCACCGCActcaattttttctattattcaaGGGAGACCCTGCTGATGAGATATACATGGAGGTTGAACTCAGAAGGTTGACATGGTTGGAGCAGCACTTTGCAGAGCTTGGCAATGCAAGTCCTGCACTTTTAGGTGATGAACCTGCAGGCTCTGTTTCAGCGAG TGTCAAGGCTCTTAAGCAAGAAAGGGAATATCTAGCTAAGAGGGTGAGTTCTAAACTAACAGCAGATGAGATAGAATCCCTTAACTCAAAATGGGAAATTCCTTCGGGTGGAAAACAAAGGAGATTACAATTGGTGAACAAGTTGTGGACAAACCCTTATGACATGGAGCACATTATAGAGAGTGCTGAAATAGTTGCAAAATTGGTTGGCTTCTGCGAAGAATCCGGTGAACAGAGTAAGGAGATGTTTGAGCTAAGCTTTGCAAACCCTTTCGATAAGAAGTCATGGATGGGTTGGAATTTGATATCGAATCTGTTAAATCTATAA
- the LOC126715274 gene encoding kinesin-like protein NACK2 isoform X3 translates to MIRTSAVTPLTKIRRTLSSTPGGSKFREEKILVTVRMRPLSRKEQAMYDLIAWDCVDEHSIVFNNPNHERPATTYTFDKVFSPTCSNQKVYEEGAKDVALSALTGINATIFAYGQTSSGKTYTMRGITENAIKDIYEHIRNHQERDFVVRVSALEIYNETVVDLLNRESGSLRLLDDHEKKGTVVEKLVEEVVKDGQHLQHLIRICEAQRQVGETALNDKSSRSHQIIRLTVQSSLRESSGCVKSFIASLNLVDLAESERASQTNADGTRLKEGKHINRSLLTLTKVIRKLSEGKRSGHIPYRDSKLTRILQSSLGGNARTAIICTMSPAISHVEQTRNTLSFATSAKEVTNNAQVNMVVSDKRLRKDLQKEVARLEAKLRSPESSSSSCLKSLLLEKDLKIQQMEREMEELKRQRDLVEYQLEEERKSHKAQKGLDQCGPSCQVVRCLSFPDEDQSASGKTTPVTRPRNAVGREAMVRQSATSTDPSMLVHEIRKLEQRQRQLGEEANRALEVLHKEVSSHRIGSQETGETIAKLLSEIKDMQAISFIPEEIVIGEKTNLMEEITRLKTQGSTIESLEKKLESVQESIHQLVSSFASSKETPECKTQSKKKKFLPFAVSNNANMQNIIRSPCSPLSTSRKMEYELENKVPENKDALPSSDTLPRPFQATPVKDRPPDSQQSNSVNVKKMQRMFKNAAEENIRSIRAYVTELKERVAKLQYQKQLLVCQVLELETVAGTDEPNIIDQSPSKPWKLKFEDERKQIVMLWHLCHVSLIHRTQFFLLFKGDPADEIYMEVELRRLTWLEQHFAELGNASPALLGDEPAGSVSASVKALKQEREYLAKRVSSKLTADEIESLYNW, encoded by the exons ATGATTCGAACATCTGCAGTCACTCCGCTGACTAAGATTCGAAGGACACTTTCGTCCACCCCGGGCGGTTCAAAATTTCGGGAGGAGAAAATATTAGTCACTGTCAGGATGAGGCCGCTGAGCCGAAAGGAACAAGCAATGTATGATCTCATTGCGTGGGATTGCGTGGATGAGCATAGTATTGTGTTCAACAACCCCAATCACGAGCGCCCTGCAACCACATACAcctttg ATAAAGTTTTTAGTCCTACTTGCTCGAATCAGAAGGTTTATGAAGAAGGTGCTAAGGATGTGGCTCTATCTGCACTTACTGGAATTAATG CAACAATTTTCGCATATGGGCAGACTAGCAGTGGCAAGACTTATACCATGAGAGGAATCACAGAAAATGCTATTAAGGATATCTATGAACATATCAGAAAT CACCAGGAGAGGGATTTTGTTGTGAGGGTTTCTGCTTTAGAGATCTACAATGAGACTGTTGTTGACCTTTTGAATCGTGAATCTGGTTCCCTTCGGCTTTTGGATGATCATGAG AAGAAAGGTACTGTTGTGGAAAAACTTGTTGAAGAGGTTGTTAAGGATGGCCAACATTTGCAGCATTTAATTCGAATTTGTGAAG CTCAAAGGCAGGTGGGAGAAACTGCTCTAAATGATAAAAGCTCAAGATCACATCAGATAATAAGGCTG ACTGTACAGAGTAGCCTTCGGGAAAGTTCTGGATGCGTAAAGTCCTTCATAGCAAGTTTG AATCTTGTGGATCTTGCTGAAAGTGAACGTGCCTCCCAAACAAATGCAGATGGCACAAGATTGAAGGAAGGCAAACACATCAACCGTAGCTTGTTGACACTGACAAAAGTGATCAGGAAGCTAAG cgaAGGCAAAAGGAGTGGTCACATACCATACAGGGATTCAAAGCTTACACGAATACTGCAGTCTTCACTTGGGGGAAATGCTCGTACAGCCATTATTTGTACCATGAGTCCTGCTATAAGTCATGTGGAGCAAACAAGGAATACACTCTCATTTGCAACTAGTGCAAAGGAAGTTACCAATAATGCCCAAGTAAACATG GTTGTTTCAGACAAGCGACTCCGGAAGGATTTGCAGAAGGAAGTGGCTAGGCTTGAAGCAAAGCTACGAAGTCCCgagtcttcttcatcttcatgtTTGAAGTCCTTACTATTGGAGAAGGACCTAAAAATACAGCAG ATGGAGAGGGAGATGGAAGAGCTAAAGCGACAGAGAGACCTTGTAGAgtaccaacttgaagaagagagaaaatcaCACAAGGCACAAAAG GGTTTGGACCAATGTGGGCCTTCTTGTCAAGTTGTTAGGTGTCTTTCTTTTCCTGATGAAGATCAATCGGCTTCTGGTAAAACTACACCAGTAACTAGACCAAGAAATGCAGTTGGAAGGGAGGCAATGGTGAGGCAATCTGCTACTTCAACGGATCCATCCATGCTTGTGCATGAAATAAGAAAGCTTGAGCAACGGCAGAGGCAGCTTGGTGAGGAAGCAAATCGGGCGCTTGAAGTACTGCATAAGGAGGTTTCTTCCCATAGAATAGGGAGTCAAGAAACTGGTGAAACTATTGCGAAGCTGTTGTCTGAAATAAAGGACATGCAAGCAATTAGCTTCATTCCTGAAGAAATTGTTATTGGAGAGAAGACCAACCTGATGGAAGAAATAACCCGATTGAAGACTCAAGGAAGCACCATTGAATCTTTAGAAAAGAAGCTTGAGAGTGTTCAGGAATCTATACATCAGCTGGTTTCATCTTTCGCAAGTAGCAAGGAGACTCCTGAGTGCAAGACccaatccaaaaagaaaaaatttcttccttttgCTGTCAGCAACAATGCAAACATGCAAAATATAATTCGATCCCCTTGCTCACCTTTGTCCACTTCTCGTAAAATGGAATACGAGTTGGAGAACAAAGTCCCTGAGAATAAAGATGCTTTGCCAAGTAGTGATACATTGCCCAGGCCATTTCAAGCAACTCCAGTAAAGGACAGACCTCCTGATTCACAGCAATCAAATTCAGTTAACGTGAAGAAAATGCAGAGGATGTTTAAGAATGCTGCCGAGGAGAACATACGGAGCATTAGAGCCTATGTTACTGAGTTAAAAGAACGGGTAGCAAAGCTTCAATACCAAAAGCAGCTTCTCGTTTGCCAG GTATTGGAGCTAGAGACTGTGGCTGGAACCGATGAGCCCAATATAATTGATCAGAGTCCATCAAAGCCATGGAAGTTAAAGTTTGAGGATGAGAGAAAGCAAATTGTAATGTTGTGGCATTTGTGCCATGTCTCACTTATTCACCGCActcaattttttctattattcaaGGGAGACCCTGCTGATGAGATATACATGGAGGTTGAACTCAGAAGGTTGACATGGTTGGAGCAGCACTTTGCAGAGCTTGGCAATGCAAGTCCTGCACTTTTAGGTGATGAACCTGCAGGCTCTGTTTCAGCGAG TGTCAAGGCTCTTAAGCAAGAAAGGGAATATCTAGCTAAGAGGGTGAGTTCTAAACTAACAGCAGATGAGATAGAATCCCTT TACAATTGGTGA